The following coding sequences lie in one Duffyella gerundensis genomic window:
- a CDS encoding ShlB/FhaC/HecB family hemolysin secretion/activation protein has translation MLLSAILCGAVQAAPGDTQLQHQQDQQKARQEQLMPQAPDVRLSEAVPAPSHLIFPQEKPCFVIQRVTLSGKEALPHWVPLQRLASQANGQCLGVKGISQLMSTMQNRLINHGWVTTRVLAPQQDLRQGELQLLIVPGRVRKVVLSPASSGYVSLWPTLPAHAGDLLDLRDIEQGLENLQRLPTVEAHMALRPGENPGESDIVIERTQRRFWRLGAWLDDSGTESTGRYQSGIMLALDNPTSLSDLFYLTASRDLGFAGRKSSKSLAGHYSVPFGYWQLGITASDYDYHQTVAGYSRDFLYAGKSRSLDVEVSRVLHRNATSKTTASADVLVKTSRNFINETEIESQQRRTSAWRLGLTHRHYIGPATLDAGVSYQRGTRWFGALPAWEESYQDATYATALSKILTWQAGLTTPFTLAKQRFTHSVQYRRQMSNTPLTPQDEFAIGNRWTVRGFDGERTLSASRGWTLQNTFAWQTPLPNQELYLGVDYGEVGGNSATQGGPLGRHLAGGVVGLRGAILAANLSYDLFAGEPLSKPDGFKTDPATFGFSVNWNY, from the coding sequence ATGCTGCTCAGCGCAATCCTGTGCGGCGCAGTGCAGGCTGCGCCGGGCGACACACAGCTACAGCATCAACAGGATCAGCAAAAGGCGCGTCAGGAGCAGTTAATGCCGCAGGCGCCCGATGTTCGCCTGTCTGAGGCCGTTCCGGCACCCTCGCATCTCATTTTTCCGCAAGAAAAACCCTGTTTCGTTATTCAGCGCGTCACGCTATCCGGTAAAGAAGCGCTGCCGCACTGGGTGCCATTACAGCGCCTCGCCAGCCAGGCTAACGGACAATGTCTGGGGGTGAAGGGCATCAGCCAGTTAATGAGTACGATGCAAAACCGGCTGATCAACCACGGCTGGGTGACCACGCGGGTGCTGGCGCCACAACAGGATTTGCGCCAGGGCGAACTGCAGCTGTTGATCGTGCCGGGCAGGGTGCGAAAGGTGGTGCTGTCGCCCGCCTCTTCTGGATACGTCAGCCTGTGGCCAACGCTGCCAGCACATGCTGGCGATCTGCTGGATTTACGGGATATCGAACAAGGGCTGGAAAACCTACAGCGTTTACCCACGGTGGAAGCGCACATGGCATTGCGCCCGGGTGAAAATCCTGGTGAAAGCGACATCGTGATTGAAAGAACGCAGCGCCGTTTCTGGCGGTTGGGTGCCTGGCTTGATGATTCAGGCACCGAAAGCACCGGACGTTATCAGAGCGGCATTATGCTGGCGCTGGATAATCCAACCTCTCTTAGCGATCTCTTTTATCTCACCGCCAGCCGCGATCTCGGCTTTGCTGGCAGAAAAAGCAGCAAGAGCCTGGCGGGCCACTATTCCGTGCCATTCGGCTACTGGCAGTTAGGTATTACCGCCAGCGATTACGATTACCATCAGACGGTAGCCGGTTACAGCCGGGATTTTCTCTACGCCGGTAAAAGCCGCTCGCTGGATGTAGAAGTGAGCCGGGTACTGCATCGCAATGCCACTTCCAAAACCACGGCCAGCGCGGATGTGCTGGTCAAGACGTCGCGCAATTTTATCAATGAAACAGAGATTGAAAGCCAGCAGCGGCGCACCAGCGCATGGCGGCTCGGCCTGACACATCGGCACTATATTGGTCCGGCGACGCTGGATGCCGGCGTCAGCTATCAGCGTGGCACGCGCTGGTTCGGTGCTTTACCCGCCTGGGAAGAGTCTTATCAGGATGCGACTTACGCCACTGCACTTTCAAAAATCCTCACCTGGCAAGCAGGGTTAACCACGCCGTTCACGCTGGCTAAGCAGCGGTTTACGCACAGCGTGCAATATCGTCGTCAGATGAGTAACACGCCGCTGACGCCGCAGGATGAATTTGCCATTGGCAATCGCTGGACAGTGCGCGGTTTCGATGGCGAACGCACCCTGAGCGCCAGCCGCGGCTGGACGCTACAGAACACCTTTGCCTGGCAGACGCCGCTGCCTAACCAGGAACTTTACCTAGGGGTGGACTATGGCGAGGTTGGCGGTAACAGCGCCACCCAAGGCGGTCCATTAGGGCGCCATCTTGCCGGTGGCGTGGTCGGCCTGCGCGGCGCGATTTTAGCAGCCAACCTCAGCTATGACCTTTTCGCAGGAGAGCCATTGTCAAAACCCGATGGCTTTAAAACCGATCCGGCCACTTTCGGCTTCAGCGTTAACTGGAATTACTGA
- a CDS encoding glutathione peroxidase: MAPFHQLTATSLLGQPLSMADYAGKLVLVVNTASHCGFTPQYAGLEALYKKYADRGLVVLGFPCNQFGKQEPGDADAIEQTCHINYGVSFPMFAKVEVNGAGTHPVFGYLKNALPGVLGGRVKWNFTKFLIGRDGKPLKRFAPISTPEKMETAIQAALEI; encoded by the coding sequence ATGGCCCCTTTTCATCAACTCACTGCCACCAGCCTGCTTGGCCAACCGCTCTCTATGGCCGATTACGCTGGCAAACTGGTGCTGGTGGTTAATACCGCCAGCCATTGTGGATTCACACCACAATACGCAGGCCTTGAAGCGCTCTACAAAAAGTATGCCGATCGCGGTTTAGTGGTGCTTGGGTTTCCCTGCAACCAGTTCGGTAAGCAGGAACCCGGCGATGCCGATGCCATTGAGCAAACCTGTCACATCAACTACGGCGTGAGCTTCCCGATGTTCGCGAAGGTTGAGGTCAACGGTGCCGGAACGCATCCGGTATTTGGTTACCTGAAGAATGCACTGCCCGGCGTGCTGGGTGGGCGGGTAAAGTGGAACTTCACTAAGTTCCTGATCGGACGCGACGGCAAGCCGCTCAAGCGTTTTGCCCCAATCTCCACGCCGGAGAAAATGGAAACGGCCATCCAGGCTGCGCTTGAAATCTAA
- a CDS encoding YkgJ family cysteine cluster protein, whose product MTLSPAFPCNQCGACCRLVSLAQETQFLDRGDGACRHYDDQNRLCTIYDTRPLVCQVEKQYLLNYQQQYSWWEFIDVNRIACLELEKMAAQPAE is encoded by the coding sequence ATGACGCTCTCGCCAGCGTTTCCCTGCAACCAGTGCGGCGCCTGCTGTCGCCTGGTGTCACTCGCCCAGGAAACGCAGTTTCTCGACCGGGGTGACGGTGCTTGCCGTCACTACGATGACCAGAATCGGCTTTGTACCATCTACGACACCCGCCCGCTCGTTTGCCAGGTCGAAAAGCAGTATCTGCTCAATTATCAGCAGCAGTACAGCTGGTGGGAATTTATCGATGTAAATCGCATCGCCTGTCTTGAACTGGAAAAAATGGCTGCTCAGCCTGCCGAATAA
- a CDS encoding cobalamin adenosyltransferase, which produces MTNVNKTFDWGEELHQTVVKSLVTSFGLDFLLFEDKVGGDVDTIHNARHQVYATDKEPKKYAKRGDYNSTAYHHHENYIATNREGKAKREAGALTDTYTGVTFAYNEKTNLDHIKSAKEVHDDPGRVLADLNGPDLANDPSNLTLTNETLNKAKGAKTMDAFVKKLSADYQATQQEIAALRSQPALTDQEQKRLASLENKASADYDRMREADKKARKQYEDTVNQAYYTSSKFAKSVALASASNGLSMGTRQMLGLVLAEVWFEFRDRLPEMVARHKDNFVASDLLSDMGETLKAIWVRIRARFRIFLEAFKDGVMGGILSSVTTTLFNIIFTTQKMMVRLIREMWNNLTQAFKIMLFNPENLARGDLAKAVSKLLAAGVAVAAGVVINESLAKIMLFPFGPELAAFCGALATGLLAVVMNYFLEYSPLMQKLWAFLDKFKDKYQHAVDYFHQVNAELDRFILELTSLEFAMNTSELASFSLQLGALNCEVERGLLLRDEVERRNISLPFKAGDTDSVRSWLDSL; this is translated from the coding sequence ATGACAAACGTAAATAAAACGTTCGACTGGGGTGAAGAGCTGCACCAGACGGTGGTGAAAAGCCTCGTAACATCATTTGGGCTCGATTTCCTGCTTTTTGAAGATAAGGTCGGCGGGGATGTCGACACGATTCATAACGCCCGTCATCAGGTATACGCTACTGACAAAGAACCCAAGAAGTATGCGAAACGCGGCGATTACAACTCAACGGCGTACCACCATCACGAGAACTACATCGCCACTAACCGCGAAGGTAAAGCTAAGCGGGAAGCGGGTGCCCTGACGGATACCTACACCGGCGTGACCTTTGCGTACAACGAAAAGACCAATCTAGACCATATCAAATCTGCCAAAGAGGTTCATGACGATCCAGGTCGCGTGTTGGCTGATTTGAACGGACCTGATCTGGCAAATGATCCCAGTAATCTTACCCTTACCAATGAGACGCTCAACAAAGCCAAAGGCGCCAAAACAATGGACGCATTTGTGAAAAAGTTGAGTGCCGACTATCAGGCAACTCAGCAAGAAATTGCGGCGCTACGCAGCCAGCCAGCGCTAACGGATCAAGAGCAAAAACGTCTCGCCTCGCTCGAGAATAAAGCCAGCGCCGATTACGACCGTATGCGCGAAGCCGATAAGAAAGCGCGCAAGCAGTACGAAGACACCGTGAATCAGGCTTACTATACCAGCAGCAAATTTGCCAAAAGTGTGGCGTTGGCTTCTGCCTCCAATGGTCTGAGCATGGGCACCCGCCAGATGCTTGGACTGGTGCTGGCTGAAGTGTGGTTTGAATTTCGGGATCGCCTGCCGGAGATGGTGGCGCGTCATAAGGATAATTTTGTTGCCAGCGATTTGCTGAGTGACATGGGAGAAACGCTAAAGGCTATATGGGTACGCATTCGGGCCAGGTTCAGAATCTTTCTTGAGGCCTTCAAGGATGGGGTAATGGGGGGGATTCTTTCCAGCGTCACTACCACGCTGTTCAATATCATTTTCACCACCCAGAAAATGATGGTACGCCTGATCCGTGAGATGTGGAACAACCTCACCCAAGCGTTCAAAATCATGCTTTTTAACCCAGAGAATCTTGCACGGGGTGATCTGGCAAAAGCGGTGAGCAAACTGCTTGCTGCAGGCGTTGCGGTGGCGGCAGGCGTAGTCATTAATGAATCGCTTGCAAAAATAATGCTCTTCCCATTTGGCCCGGAGCTGGCGGCATTTTGCGGAGCACTGGCCACCGGCCTTCTGGCGGTGGTAATGAATTACTTCCTGGAATATAGCCCACTAATGCAAAAACTTTGGGCATTTCTGGATAAATTTAAAGACAAGTATCAGCACGCCGTCGACTACTTCCACCAAGTTAACGCCGAGCTGGATCGTTTTATCCTTGAGTTGACTTCGCTGGAGTTTGCTATGAACACCAGCGAGTTAGCATCGTTCTCGCTGCAGCTTGGAGCACTTAACTGCGAAGTAGAGCGCGGGCTACTGCTGCGTGATGAGGTAGAACGACGCAATATCAGCCTGCCCTTTAAGGCGGGCGATACGGATTCGGTCAGAAGTTGGCTGGATTCTTTATGA
- a CDS encoding chemotaxis protein produces MPIPLIILGGAAIVTALGGKKAYDGYQKKSEAEDLHNRAEIRYKERKALFDKANEVSSVKLDKLGKKELQIGSEFKEFHTLAKELLQAISSVNHQEIELKIPVHKLNSIERLAISATEYLSTVVGAGASGAAAGFAVYSGVMAFAAASTGTPIAALSGAAAYNATMAAIGGGSLAAGGWGMAGGAMILGGAVVAPLILIAGWAYDSHATKALENAKEAARQSNDAIDKMDQAEAHLNRVNKYVDSIYQSLERMHGTFTTSYLVPLKAMHTRIMARHAGQITEKETDDCVALIQNGYILAAIMTSIVTTPLFEPVTDIKSKAVIKEGVIQLKTDENGINVLNSAALDKALSDADADFSGKFA; encoded by the coding sequence ATGCCAATACCGTTAATCATTCTTGGTGGCGCTGCGATAGTCACCGCACTGGGCGGTAAAAAAGCCTACGACGGGTATCAGAAAAAATCGGAAGCGGAAGATCTCCATAATCGTGCCGAAATTCGCTACAAAGAGCGCAAGGCGCTCTTCGATAAAGCGAATGAAGTCTCTTCCGTCAAGCTGGATAAGCTTGGTAAAAAAGAATTGCAAATTGGTAGTGAATTTAAAGAGTTTCACACTCTTGCTAAAGAACTATTGCAAGCCATTTCGAGCGTTAACCATCAAGAAATTGAGCTAAAGATCCCTGTACACAAGCTCAACAGCATTGAGCGTCTGGCCATCTCTGCTACCGAATATCTCAGTACCGTAGTAGGTGCTGGTGCTTCCGGGGCGGCGGCTGGATTTGCTGTCTATAGCGGTGTGATGGCCTTTGCCGCAGCCTCAACCGGTACACCGATAGCAGCGCTATCTGGAGCGGCAGCGTATAACGCCACCATGGCAGCCATTGGCGGCGGTTCGCTGGCTGCGGGCGGTTGGGGAATGGCGGGGGGTGCGATGATTCTTGGAGGTGCAGTTGTAGCGCCGCTGATTCTGATTGCAGGCTGGGCATACGATTCTCATGCGACTAAAGCACTGGAAAATGCTAAAGAAGCAGCGCGCCAGAGTAACGATGCTATCGATAAAATGGATCAGGCAGAAGCACACCTTAATCGCGTCAATAAATATGTGGATTCCATCTATCAGTCGCTTGAGCGGATGCATGGTACCTTCACCACGAGCTATCTCGTTCCGTTAAAAGCAATGCATACCCGAATCATGGCACGCCATGCTGGACAAATTACCGAGAAAGAGACCGATGATTGTGTGGCTCTCATTCAGAATGGCTACATCCTGGCCGCAATAATGACCAGCATTGTTACCACTCCGCTGTTCGAGCCTGTCACCGATATCAAAAGCAAAGCGGTCATCAAAGAAGGTGTGATACAGCTTAAAACCGATGAAAACGGCATTAACGTGCTGAACTCGGCAGCACTAGACAAAGCCCTAAGTGATGCAGACGCTGACTTCTCCGGCAAATTTGCCTGA
- the vapB gene encoding type II toxin-antitoxin system VapB family antitoxin produces MRTVSIFKNGNNRAIRLPRDLDFEGVSELEIIREGDRIILRPVRPTWGSFKELAKADADFMADREDVISDEGRFDL; encoded by the coding sequence ATGAGAACCGTATCGATTTTTAAAAATGGTAATAACCGCGCCATACGTCTGCCCCGCGATCTGGACTTTGAAGGGGTTAGCGAGCTGGAGATTATCCGCGAAGGTGACCGTATCATCCTGCGTCCCGTCCGGCCAACCTGGGGCTCTTTTAAAGAGCTTGCAAAGGCCGACGCGGATTTTATGGCGGATCGCGAGGACGTTATCAGTGATGAAGGGCGATTTGACCTGTGA
- a CDS encoding type II toxin-antitoxin system VapC family toxin, with protein sequence MNKTFMLDTNICSFIMREQPEAVIRRLVQTVLHNHRIVVSAITYAEMRFGTINKKASPRHAQMVDAFCARLDSILPWDQTAVDATMEIKAALATLGTPIGPNDTAIAGHAIAVQAILVTNNIREFEGVCGLMLEDWVN encoded by the coding sequence GTGAACAAAACCTTTATGCTGGACACCAACATCTGCTCGTTCATCATGCGCGAACAGCCGGAAGCCGTAATCAGAAGGCTAGTGCAGACGGTGTTGCATAACCACCGCATTGTTGTCTCGGCCATCACTTATGCAGAAATGCGCTTTGGGACGATTAACAAAAAAGCCTCGCCACGTCATGCGCAGATGGTTGACGCATTCTGTGCCCGACTCGATTCTATCCTACCCTGGGATCAGACAGCAGTAGACGCAACCATGGAAATAAAGGCTGCGTTAGCCACCCTCGGGACGCCAATCGGGCCTAATGACACCGCCATTGCAGGGCATGCCATCGCAGTTCAGGCTATTCTGGTGACTAATAATATCCGAGAATTTGAGGGGGT